One genomic region from Rothia dentocariosa ATCC 17931 encodes:
- a CDS encoding glycosyltransferase, whose amino-acid sequence MSIQNVPHTAGHSIILDPASFTLAQAPSRLPADTYDLVVSLGTDYHTFDRLLRWVKAYLAENPQVRCLIQHGHTSPVEGADNVKLLPAGTLKHLYAKAQVVLVQGGPGSIQDARATGAIPLVVPRRVEFDEVVDNHQVPFVTMMEKQGGAVIVESRADLFDKLTLAFENPSLFHAAKPYVANPSIAAEQLAQGLDNLLSGKTRRAEGYIARFKQAARAHAAGKQEMARINAITPSE is encoded by the coding sequence ATGTCTATTCAGAACGTGCCCCATACTGCGGGGCATAGCATTATTCTCGATCCGGCGAGCTTCACTCTCGCCCAGGCTCCCTCACGTCTTCCGGCGGATACTTATGATCTTGTGGTTTCTCTCGGAACCGACTATCACACCTTTGATCGGCTGCTACGGTGGGTCAAGGCTTATTTGGCGGAGAATCCTCAGGTACGATGCCTCATTCAACACGGCCATACTTCCCCCGTTGAAGGAGCAGACAACGTTAAACTTCTGCCCGCAGGCACCCTCAAACACCTATATGCCAAGGCGCAGGTTGTACTGGTTCAGGGCGGCCCGGGGTCTATTCAGGATGCGCGTGCCACCGGTGCTATCCCCCTCGTTGTACCGCGCCGCGTTGAGTTTGATGAAGTTGTCGATAACCACCAGGTCCCTTTCGTTACCATGATGGAGAAGCAGGGCGGCGCCGTTATCGTTGAGAGCCGCGCAGACCTGTTCGACAAGCTTACTCTAGCCTTTGAAAATCCCTCACTTTTTCATGCGGCAAAGCCCTATGTGGCGAACCCAAGTATCGCAGCAGAACAGCTGGCGCAGGGGCTCGATAACCTGCTTTCGGGGAAGACTCGCCGTGCTGAGGGATACATAGCCCGTTTCAAGCAGGCAGCACGTGCCCACGCTGCGGGTAAGCAAGAAATGGCTCGAATTAACGCTATTACACCCAGCGAGTAG
- a CDS encoding ribonuclease domain-containing protein, translated as MGSKDGSILPTKDKDGNLITYTEYDAKPPEYIIKENGKPRLNRGTHRIVVGSNGSIYYSPDHYLTFVRLVD; from the coding sequence ATGGGCAGTAAAGATGGTAGCATACTCCCAACAAAAGATAAGGATGGTAATCTTATTACATATACTGAATATGATGCAAAACCGCCAGAGTATATCATCAAAGAAAATGGTAAACCAAGACTTAATCGGGGAACACATCGTATCGTAGTAGGAAGCAATGGAAGTATTTACTATTCGCCAGATCACTATTTAACTTTTGTCCGCCTTGTTGATTAA
- a CDS encoding DUF2505 domain-containing protein: MAVQESNDVNVSVEQIAAAYASEDFARFVCNEVGVNFVSFNLDGDPAGEYTITTERTIPADRVPDIAKKFVSNGVGMTQTDKVSAPAADGTRTVNTEVKVSGMPVSAQATQTLTPVSDSQARVDVNGEVSCSIPLVGKKIAAAAEPQVGRVLKVLGTSAEKWTAQQG; encoded by the coding sequence ATGGCAGTTCAAGAGTCCAACGACGTCAACGTATCAGTTGAGCAGATCGCTGCAGCATACGCCAGCGAAGATTTCGCACGCTTTGTATGCAATGAGGTTGGTGTTAATTTCGTCAGCTTCAACCTTGACGGTGACCCCGCCGGTGAGTACACCATTACCACCGAGCGCACCATCCCCGCAGACCGCGTGCCGGATATTGCGAAGAAGTTCGTCTCTAACGGTGTGGGTATGACCCAGACCGATAAGGTGAGCGCGCCCGCTGCCGACGGCACCCGCACCGTAAACACCGAGGTTAAGGTTAGCGGTATGCCTGTAAGCGCACAGGCTACCCAGACCCTCACTCCTGTGAGCGACAGCCAGGCACGTGTGGACGTCAATGGTGAGGTCTCCTGCTCGATTCCGCTGGTGGGCAAGAAGATTGCTGCCGCTGCCGAACCTCAGGTTGGTCGCGTGCTCAAGGTTCTTGGTACCTCGGCTGAGAAGTGGACCGCTCAGCAGGGTTAA
- a CDS encoding adenylyltransferase/cytidyltransferase family protein gives MIIGYAAGAYDLFHYGHLEILRKAKENCDYLIAGVVHDDVLEQTKGRRPVIPIDERAAIVSHIDYVDEVYIETTPDKIETWHQKPFNVFFKGDDWKGTPQGLALEKRFAEVGVSVHYFPYTEHTSSTKLRKVVDLLEAEHDLRVEMRRFAELLGDRAYHEAVVAAKAEDPVEGAEAEAS, from the coding sequence ATGATTATTGGATACGCCGCCGGCGCCTACGACCTGTTCCATTACGGGCACCTCGAAATCCTGCGCAAGGCGAAGGAAAACTGCGACTACCTTATCGCCGGTGTCGTGCACGACGACGTTCTTGAACAAACCAAGGGGCGCCGTCCCGTTATCCCCATTGATGAACGTGCCGCAATCGTCAGTCATATCGACTATGTGGACGAAGTCTATATCGAAACCACCCCCGATAAGATCGAAACATGGCACCAGAAGCCCTTTAACGTCTTTTTCAAAGGCGATGACTGGAAGGGAACCCCGCAGGGCCTCGCCCTTGAAAAACGTTTCGCAGAGGTCGGTGTGAGCGTCCATTACTTCCCCTATACGGAGCACACCTCAAGCACCAAGCTCCGCAAAGTTGTTGACCTGCTAGAAGCTGAGCACGACCTGCGTGTTGAGATGCGTCGCTTCGCCGAACTTCTTGGTGACCGTGCCTATCATGAGGCGGTAGTCGCCGCTAAAGCAGAGGACCCCGTAGAAGGGGCAGAAGCTGAAGCATCCTAA
- the pssD gene encoding PssD/Cps14F family polysaccharide biosynthesis glycosyltransferase, producing MANSSDKSAKLLLVSSSGGHLKHLTETASAWENYERVWVSFKQPDVQAALENERVHWAYYPTTRNIKNAIRNFFLALKVIPQEKPQAVVSAGAGVAVPFFVAAKLFRVKTMYIECYDRPTLPTMTGKMLYILADSFNVQNEEQQKNFPDSTILHPIF from the coding sequence ATGGCTAATTCGTCGGATAAGTCCGCAAAGTTACTTCTCGTCTCTAGCAGCGGCGGGCATTTGAAGCATCTGACCGAGACCGCTTCTGCATGGGAAAACTACGAGCGGGTGTGGGTGAGTTTCAAACAGCCCGATGTTCAGGCGGCGCTTGAGAACGAGCGTGTGCATTGGGCCTACTACCCTACGACCCGCAATATTAAGAACGCTATTCGGAATTTCTTCTTGGCTCTGAAGGTTATTCCTCAGGAGAAACCGCAGGCCGTAGTTTCTGCGGGGGCCGGGGTTGCGGTTCCGTTCTTCGTAGCGGCGAAGCTGTTTCGGGTCAAGACCATGTACATTGAGTGCTATGATCGCCCGACGCTGCCGACGATGACGGGAAAAATGCTCTATATTCTGGCCGATAGCTTTAACGTTCAGAATGAGGAACAGCAGAAGAATTTTCCGGATTCGACGATTCTGCACCCGATTTTCTAG
- a CDS encoding DUF6531 domain-containing protein: MTYYFTSINTAYERYLSSCKWGVLDITGLLKATVEWINDNNHDAAWIDAVAYAFRIAGSNGQYVIADATLTAFLNDNGLNPGRKNLVIPDVSIYGTMPTSGYANDPVNVATGNFIEEERDLSVGSVSLVRMYNSIAAAGAASTHEGYTAPVGAFGPGWSSTVDTHLGFTASGVVWADVDGRQVFFARAGAGFTRAAGEAWWLHRYTVNPADSSASQASDSENGAAHDEANGDVRAQAARAGFAAVISLAAEHSDQVVSGGEFYAVSNNAGQYHYYTRGGAWLGSWGSEPGSAVAAIYEDASNGGSSSRVRAMVGAFGKAIRLSYDDVSGRAVAVTGAGSRVEYAYSETGHLAEATTYALASQTTSDPVDEPESAVKGGTAAACGVVVASRVYTHTEDGLVQTVTGTGGVREVTNVYGDPDNPGRVTQQVSEHGRVIDYTYLPGGITQITTGTHENTLAADSDGSDAADTAERALHPNTWVSDSKGRLVSVTSAEGSTARFIYDAFGNRIQVTDLEGSRTVRSANTRGLVVKELASTGSMSITEYDDLDRPVHKRTYGSKDEWIRKDAPVKVVSYEYAEEGFSRQPVAVTTDGATSRYTYTSTGQMSSVTDPTGVVTRLSYDARGNLTGVLNAVGDMLKVEYDAQDRPVAVISPSGATMRVEYDAASRPVRVIDPVGNATVYTYTPAGKVASITDAVGGVRRFEYNAAGELVAQVAPDGARTVREINELGYTVAETDPLGHVTKFVHDGMGRVTEKIDPAGNVWASRYNAADTLVEHTDPTGVLTRVSRDSAAGEITHQDGVGNTATVGFDALGRVMSSIDPSGAVTSWAYQFLTNTTTASSGEGDRGAAHHQGTSEPVRVQDPTENLVRVPGAHALRTCTDAAGQVSGEVCDAAGRLLRQVSASGAVTEYSYDACGRVASVTDADGVMTEYRYDADSRLVAKTRAGVVVESFVYDLCGRVLERRAGTKLVGRYAYDACGRVVRCVDAAWGTRSFSYDACGRVVKAVSGVGGTCFFDYDGAGRLLARRVATSEGFATTSYAYDAVGNVMSVTDPFGAVTKYAYDGAHRCTEVMNPDGSRVSYAYDGAGEVASMHVAKPGERLGRLACAWVRDRAGRCLTVKDYLAGENLARLGAQRSAAATVATATTTVGSANASATTAAGRSSIGVSDGAESEADVYVQTTYVSDALGRLVRVDSAPKLGDEVSDMAFFASGNRVCAAGDASAAEVFASTGAWSLAYSYDADGNVVQRTTPYGSTVYGYSPGGRIRSTQQVPAGIGVEDSSSAGDKPGVAEFAYDALGYLERVQVGECVSSWVRDTSGAVMGYTEEVLGEADEPSGSSSGMVQGVRVRRNPAGKITRVEDTVKGSWCEYAYDASGRLIRAVSSDDVLVAWVYDPVGLLMREETHQEGALVRVRAFSYAGERVQTVRLYEALEDGGSSAAPVAGVVEDLTGLDTSSLVCTGSVQYSYDVRGFRTGAADHTGAAVTWGWDALGSLERVERINHSSESLLGRHVATGGEDSLMGNSTVWFATSSVRNMPVAVGSQQDRQDPVVSPLVWDTTVPDAASLVGVGVTEAVSAGSVLGGRDSILTGTGMGAYGFGTDIFGAASPVTWGSNTTAAAGNGLPGLPADVGLTVQGALATVGGELMGARLYDPVTAGFLSPDPVEPVAGSGYMGASYLFASGDPVNLHDPTGLQPLSIDAIRQYRDFFGFELTVQDKFIRYWLSAAADFDNFNREFWNDPSGWIASHPDEVDVVLTYGLAGLIALVGGPAGWFIGGGMFLSMNTSIVVQRWETGHVDPREVTREGLISLLLDVATLGLGKIFKIAAKPAVDYLLARWGIRWGSYEVRHLPVMRPSAASGDAVSVRAQTEMLRKNAITIKYPVLFRKSAQEGAEKAASKESLEAVSYQGRYGNLFDRSHLNTTGYGFAAPRVAAPEAGAHTPLPYSTRGVAQESSVPLKPVEAPQVGEVPPASGAGSGAVGMQAVKPGGVADDAVVARGSAGVREPEVQLKPVEEPKVENLPPAKGAGAAEGPTVSMRDVQTHLDEKLEGVRRKEWRGKDKKGRSRTDYYDYEKFKEAEKNYFDDRANLQEYEARKKQAELEGREFTEAPPKDPGPRPQHALWKDAEERFAPDLQTAMQLDEEGLKHHRVVKSEDYQGQIPQETAEHLQQATQKIIKDGAPPHYPGANEGRVFNNEPWKGEGKGKILPTTDVEGNPITYTEMDFMAPKPKIGENGKVELKPNGKPDTTRGDDRLIVGSNGSIYYSPDHYHTFILIVE, translated from the coding sequence ATGACCTATTACTTCACCTCTATTAATACAGCGTATGAGCGGTATTTAAGCTCATGTAAGTGGGGTGTTCTTGATATTACCGGTCTTTTAAAAGCAACTGTTGAGTGGATTAATGATAATAACCACGATGCAGCCTGGATTGATGCTGTTGCTTATGCATTTCGGATTGCTGGTAGTAATGGGCAGTATGTTATTGCGGATGCGACGCTTACGGCTTTCTTAAACGATAATGGTCTTAACCCTGGGCGTAAAAACCTTGTAATTCCTGACGTTTCAATTTATGGAACTATGCCTACGAGTGGCTATGCGAATGATCCGGTGAATGTGGCGACGGGGAATTTCATTGAGGAAGAGCGGGATCTTTCTGTCGGGTCTGTGTCGTTGGTGCGGATGTATAACAGTATCGCTGCTGCTGGGGCGGCGTCTACGCATGAGGGGTATACGGCTCCGGTAGGCGCGTTTGGGCCTGGGTGGTCTTCTACAGTGGATACGCATTTGGGGTTTACGGCTTCTGGTGTGGTGTGGGCTGATGTTGATGGGCGGCAGGTCTTCTTTGCTCGTGCTGGGGCTGGGTTTACTCGGGCTGCTGGGGAGGCGTGGTGGCTGCATCGATATACGGTGAACCCAGCGGATTCGTCTGCGTCTCAGGCTTCTGACTCTGAGAATGGTGCTGCTCATGATGAGGCTAACGGTGATGTGCGTGCGCAGGCTGCGCGTGCTGGGTTTGCTGCTGTGATTTCTTTGGCCGCTGAGCATTCTGACCAAGTGGTCTCTGGCGGTGAGTTTTATGCGGTGTCGAATAATGCCGGGCAGTACCATTACTATACGCGGGGCGGTGCCTGGCTGGGCTCTTGGGGTTCGGAACCTGGTTCTGCGGTTGCCGCTATCTATGAGGATGCTTCCAATGGTGGTTCTTCCTCTCGTGTGCGGGCTATGGTGGGTGCTTTCGGTAAGGCTATCCGCCTCTCGTATGATGATGTTTCTGGGCGTGCGGTGGCTGTTACTGGGGCTGGATCTCGGGTGGAGTATGCCTATAGTGAGACGGGACATCTGGCAGAGGCGACAACCTACGCCCTAGCCTCGCAGACAACATCCGATCCCGTGGATGAGCCTGAGAGTGCTGTCAAGGGTGGTACTGCTGCGGCTTGCGGCGTTGTGGTTGCCTCGCGCGTGTATACGCATACCGAGGATGGTTTGGTGCAGACGGTCACGGGCACTGGTGGCGTGCGTGAGGTGACTAATGTGTATGGGGATCCGGATAATCCGGGGCGTGTTACCCAGCAGGTCAGTGAGCATGGTCGTGTGATTGACTATACGTATTTGCCGGGTGGGATTACGCAGATTACCACCGGTACCCATGAGAACACTCTAGCGGCTGACTCTGATGGCTCTGATGCTGCGGACACTGCTGAACGGGCGCTGCATCCGAATACGTGGGTGTCTGATAGTAAAGGGCGTTTAGTCTCGGTTACGTCGGCAGAAGGGTCTACGGCTCGGTTTATTTATGACGCGTTTGGGAACCGGATTCAGGTGACCGATCTTGAAGGGTCGCGGACGGTGCGGTCTGCGAATACTCGTGGGCTTGTGGTGAAGGAGCTTGCTTCTACAGGTTCGATGAGTATTACCGAGTATGACGACTTGGACCGACCGGTTCACAAGCGGACATATGGCTCGAAGGATGAGTGGATTCGTAAAGATGCTCCGGTAAAGGTTGTTTCATATGAGTATGCTGAGGAGGGTTTTTCGCGTCAGCCGGTTGCGGTGACGACTGATGGTGCCACCAGCCGGTATACCTATACATCGACGGGACAGATGTCGTCAGTGACAGATCCGACAGGGGTCGTGACGCGGCTTTCCTACGATGCTCGGGGGAATCTGACCGGAGTGCTTAATGCTGTGGGCGACATGCTCAAGGTTGAGTATGATGCCCAGGATCGACCGGTGGCGGTGATCTCTCCATCGGGGGCAACTATGCGTGTGGAGTATGACGCTGCCTCGCGTCCTGTTCGGGTAATTGACCCGGTGGGGAACGCAACTGTGTATACATATACTCCTGCGGGTAAAGTCGCCAGTATCACGGATGCGGTTGGGGGTGTGCGCCGGTTTGAGTACAACGCCGCTGGGGAACTGGTTGCGCAGGTGGCACCTGATGGTGCCCGTACCGTGCGTGAGATCAACGAGCTGGGATACACGGTTGCTGAGACTGATCCGCTGGGGCATGTGACGAAGTTTGTCCATGATGGTATGGGCAGGGTTACAGAAAAGATTGACCCAGCCGGGAATGTGTGGGCGAGCAGGTATAACGCTGCTGATACTTTGGTGGAGCATACCGATCCGACGGGTGTGCTCACACGGGTAAGTCGAGATAGTGCTGCCGGTGAGATCACGCATCAGGACGGTGTTGGGAACACCGCGACGGTGGGATTTGACGCGCTGGGCCGGGTGATGAGCAGTATTGACCCGTCCGGGGCAGTCACGTCGTGGGCGTATCAGTTTTTGACTAACACTACGACTGCCTCCTCGGGTGAAGGGGATCGGGGTGCCGCGCATCATCAGGGTACTTCAGAGCCTGTTCGCGTGCAGGATCCGACCGAGAATCTGGTGAGGGTCCCCGGTGCCCATGCGTTGCGGACGTGTACTGATGCTGCTGGTCAGGTTTCGGGTGAGGTGTGTGATGCTGCTGGGCGGTTACTCAGGCAGGTGAGTGCCTCGGGGGCTGTGACGGAGTATTCGTATGATGCGTGTGGTCGGGTTGCCTCAGTGACAGATGCTGATGGGGTGATGACTGAGTACCGGTATGATGCGGATTCGCGTTTGGTGGCGAAGACTCGTGCTGGCGTGGTAGTGGAGTCTTTTGTGTATGATCTGTGTGGGCGTGTGTTGGAGCGTCGTGCTGGGACTAAGCTGGTGGGCAGGTATGCCTATGATGCGTGTGGGCGTGTGGTGCGGTGTGTGGATGCTGCTTGGGGCACCCGGTCGTTCTCCTATGATGCGTGTGGGCGTGTGGTTAAAGCTGTTTCCGGCGTGGGTGGAACATGCTTTTTTGATTATGACGGTGCGGGGCGTTTGCTAGCGCGTCGGGTAGCTACGTCTGAGGGCTTTGCGACAACCTCGTATGCCTATGATGCGGTAGGGAATGTGATGTCGGTGACGGACCCATTCGGGGCGGTGACCAAGTATGCGTATGATGGCGCGCACCGGTGCACTGAAGTCATGAACCCAGATGGTTCGCGGGTGTCGTATGCATACGATGGTGCCGGCGAGGTGGCGAGTATGCATGTGGCTAAGCCAGGTGAGCGCTTGGGTCGGTTGGCGTGTGCGTGGGTGCGGGATCGAGCCGGTCGGTGCCTGACGGTGAAGGATTATCTGGCGGGGGAGAATCTGGCACGGCTGGGCGCTCAACGGTCTGCAGCTGCTACGGTCGCTACAGCAACAACCACCGTTGGTTCTGCTAACGCGAGTGCAACAACGGCTGCTGGTAGGTCTTCTATCGGTGTCTCGGATGGCGCGGAATCCGAAGCTGATGTGTATGTTCAGACGACCTATGTCTCAGATGCTTTGGGACGTTTGGTGAGGGTGGATTCTGCCCCGAAACTCGGGGATGAGGTTTCTGATATGGCGTTCTTTGCATCGGGTAATCGAGTATGTGCTGCCGGGGATGCTTCTGCGGCTGAGGTGTTTGCATCTACGGGTGCGTGGAGCCTAGCGTACTCCTATGATGCTGATGGGAATGTGGTTCAGCGTACTACTCCGTATGGTTCTACCGTATATGGGTATTCTCCGGGCGGGCGTATTAGGTCTACACAGCAGGTCCCTGCCGGTATCGGGGTAGAGGACTCATCGAGTGCTGGTGATAAGCCTGGGGTGGCTGAGTTTGCTTATGATGCGCTGGGGTATTTGGAACGTGTTCAGGTTGGGGAGTGTGTCTCTTCGTGGGTGCGTGATACGTCCGGAGCCGTTATGGGGTACACTGAGGAAGTTCTCGGTGAGGCCGACGAGCCTAGTGGTTCATCGTCGGGTATGGTGCAGGGTGTGCGGGTACGCCGGAATCCTGCGGGGAAGATTACTCGAGTGGAAGATACCGTTAAGGGTTCCTGGTGTGAGTACGCCTATGATGCTTCCGGCAGGTTGATTCGTGCGGTGAGCTCGGATGATGTGTTGGTGGCGTGGGTGTATGATCCGGTCGGGTTGCTTATGAGGGAAGAAACCCATCAGGAAGGTGCCCTGGTTCGGGTGCGTGCGTTTTCCTATGCGGGGGAGCGGGTACAGACGGTACGCCTGTATGAGGCACTAGAGGATGGTGGTTCTTCCGCTGCACCTGTTGCGGGTGTGGTGGAGGATCTAACCGGGTTAGATACGTCATCTTTGGTGTGTACGGGGTCGGTTCAGTATTCCTATGATGTGCGGGGTTTCCGTACGGGGGCGGCTGATCATACTGGTGCTGCTGTGACGTGGGGCTGGGATGCTCTGGGTTCTTTAGAGCGGGTGGAGCGTATCAACCACAGCTCCGAGTCTTTGCTGGGCAGGCATGTGGCTACTGGTGGTGAGGATTCTCTGATGGGTAACTCGACGGTGTGGTTTGCGACATCGTCGGTTCGGAATATGCCGGTAGCTGTTGGGAGTCAGCAGGATAGGCAGGATCCTGTTGTCTCGCCGCTGGTGTGGGATACGACAGTACCTGATGCTGCTTCGTTGGTGGGTGTTGGTGTTACCGAGGCGGTTTCGGCGGGGTCTGTGCTTGGTGGACGCGATAGTATCCTCACCGGCACAGGTATGGGGGCGTATGGTTTTGGCACGGATATCTTCGGTGCCGCGTCTCCGGTGACTTGGGGAAGCAACACCACTGCAGCTGCTGGTAATGGGTTGCCGGGTTTGCCTGCTGATGTGGGTTTGACAGTTCAGGGTGCGTTAGCAACCGTTGGCGGTGAGTTGATGGGTGCGCGCTTGTATGATCCTGTGACGGCTGGGTTTTTGTCGCCGGACCCTGTGGAGCCTGTGGCCGGGTCGGGGTATATGGGTGCGTCGTATCTGTTTGCGTCGGGTGATCCGGTGAACCTGCACGACCCCACAGGTTTACAACCATTATCTATTGATGCTATCCGTCAGTATAGGGATTTCTTTGGGTTTGAGCTGACAGTTCAGGATAAATTTATCCGCTACTGGCTATCTGCTGCAGCGGATTTTGACAATTTTAATCGTGAGTTTTGGAATGATCCATCTGGATGGATAGCTTCGCATCCTGACGAGGTGGATGTTGTCCTTACTTATGGACTCGCTGGTCTTATTGCTCTAGTTGGAGGCCCCGCTGGATGGTTCATTGGTGGAGGCATGTTTCTTTCAATGAATACTTCCATAGTCGTTCAGCGCTGGGAGACAGGGCATGTTGATCCTCGTGAAGTAACGCGTGAGGGGCTCATCAGTCTTTTGCTTGATGTGGCCACATTGGGCTTGGGGAAGATTTTCAAAATTGCTGCTAAGCCTGCTGTTGATTATTTGCTCGCTCGCTGGGGCATTCGCTGGGGAAGTTATGAGGTCCGTCATCTTCCTGTAATGAGACCAAGTGCAGCTTCAGGCGATGCTGTAAGTGTTCGCGCTCAGACAGAGATGCTACGTAAAAATGCTATAACGATCAAATATCCTGTGCTTTTCCGCAAGAGTGCTCAAGAAGGTGCTGAAAAAGCGGCTTCTAAAGAAAGTTTAGAGGCAGTTTCTTATCAGGGGCGTTATGGCAATCTCTTCGACCGTTCGCACCTGAATACCACAGGATATGGTTTTGCTGCTCCGCGAGTTGCGGCTCCTGAAGCAGGAGCACACACCCCGCTGCCCTATAGTACCCGTGGGGTAGCCCAAGAGTCTTCAGTGCCGCTCAAGCCTGTGGAGGCTCCGCAGGTGGGCGAGGTTCCTCCTGCTTCGGGTGCTGGGTCCGGTGCTGTTGGTATGCAGGCTGTTAAGCCTGGTGGTGTGGCTGATGATGCTGTGGTGGCTCGTGGTTCTGCTGGTGTGCGTGAGCCTGAGGTGCAGCTGAAACCTGTTGAGGAACCGAAGGTTGAGAACCTGCCTCCGGCAAAGGGGGCTGGTGCCGCTGAGGGGCCGACGGTTTCGATGCGTGATGTGCAGACTCATCTGGACGAGAAGTTGGAGGGTGTACGTCGTAAAGAGTGGAGGGGGAAGGATAAGAAAGGACGCTCACGCACTGATTATTACGATTACGAAAAGTTTAAAGAGGCTGAGAAAAACTACTTTGACGACAGGGCTAATTTACAGGAATACGAGGCTCGTAAGAAGCAGGCTGAGCTTGAGGGCAGAGAATTTACCGAGGCACCTCCAAAAGATCCGGGGCCTCGTCCTCAGCATGCGTTATGGAAAGACGCCGAGGAGCGATTTGCGCCAGATTTGCAGACTGCAATGCAGCTTGATGAGGAGGGTTTGAAGCACCACCGGGTGGTGAAGAGTGAGGACTATCAGGGTCAGATTCCTCAAGAAACTGCTGAGCATCTCCAGCAGGCTACGCAGAAGATCATAAAGGATGGAGCTCCTCCGCACTATCCTGGCGCTAATGAGGGTCGGGTCTTTAATAATGAACCTTGGAAGGGAGAAGGAAAAGGAAAAATCCTACCCACTACCGATGTTGAGGGGAATCCTATTACGTATACGGAAATGGATTTCATGGCGCCTAAACCTAAGATCGGTGAAAACGGTAAAGTTGAGTTGAAGCCTAACGGGAAACCTGATACGACTCGTGGTGATGACAGGTTGATAGTGGGTAGTAATGGCAGTATCTATTACAGCCCGGATCATTATCACACGTTTATCCTGATAGTAGAGTAA